The genomic DNA ttattattgaTTGTCAAAATATTGAAGGTGCTGAATTAATCCAAATAGTCTTTTAATAAATGTAAATGATTAGATAACACTAAAATTATAGTTTTAGAATTGAATGTTATAAAGTTCTCTTATTTTGGTTATAAAACATATctgtatattttctaaaaatgcaGAAAATGTCTACAAATCGTAATTGGATGTGGCGTCAAAAAGATGATAATGGTTTTCTTCTCAATGAGTTTATTGAAGGAGTCAAAGGATTCTTAAAGTTTGCCTATGAACATCCAACTTGTGTCTATGATAACAAAATAAGATGTCTATGCAGCAAATGTcgtaatagaaaatttttaaaggaaaAGGATGTGCGTTATCACCTTGTCAAAAATGGATTCACTCGTGGCTACGAGCAATGGCACCCAGCTTTCTTCGATTCCATGGAGCATTTGCCAATTCATCTTGCATATGAAGCTAAAGTGGGTGGACTTGTACACTATAGATGGATGTATCCTTTTGAGAGGTATTTTTTAGATAAATTTACTAATTCACGTCGATGATAGTTATATATAtctaataaaaatgtaaaattatttCAGATTTTTGtaccatttgaagaaaaaagtggGTAATAGAGCTCGAGTTGAAGCTTCTATTATTGAAGCTTATATGATAGAGGAAGTCTCAACATTTTGTTCATCATACTTTGAACCAAACATCCAATCACGACTAAATCGAATTCCACGAAATGATGATGGAGGAGCAGTAGATTCTTCTAGCGGGTTGTCAATTTTTACTCACCCAGGACGAGCACTTGGCTCTCGAGTTGCAGTTAGATATCTTAAAGATGATGAGTTAAAAGCTGCCCATAGATACATCTTGATGAATTGTGACGAGATCGTTCCACTTATGACGTAATTTCTTTAATCATAcatttctctctcattattttagCAATTGAGAATTCAAAGTCATAATAATCACTTGATAAATGTAGGAAATTTAttgaagtaaagaaacaacaataTTCAGGGATCAATGACAAGGAACTTCAAATATTATGTGATCAAGAATTTCCTCAATGGTTACTCACTTATGTAAGTATGCAAATTACAATCTTAATTTATACATCAATTTCAAATAGTTTATCACAATATTTTTAAtccatttaagtttaattttattttaattttagattcaagAACATCCTTTTGAGGTTGATGATGACATAAAGAAGCTAGCACATGGTCCAAATCGACGGGTTTCAAGTCATAAAGGATACTTTGTCAATGGATTTAAATTTGAGACCATGGAACATGGGCGTTACAAAGCAACATCAAATTATGGTGTTTGTGTGTTGGGGAGCACCGTCAATGAGTATGAAGTCGACTACTATGGGGTGTTGGAAgaaattctggaattgaaatatTACGGTCTTAAGGATGCTATTGTATTGTTCAAGTGTCATTGGTATGATACATCAGATAAAGGGATGAAAGTGCATAGGTTGGGTCTTGTAGAAATTAATCATAAATCAAAGTTAAATACAAATGACCCTTTCATATTGGCTGCTCAAGCCCAACAAGTGTACTATATCACATCTCCTACCATCAAACATGAGAGGAATGATTGGGTCACAGCATGCAAAGTGAAAGCTAGAGGAAAGTTTGACATACCATTCCTTGAAGAGCAAGATGAAAATGTTTCACCTATTGTTGAGGTTGCTTATCAAGAAGAGGAGATATCCCATCCACACCTTGTTCTCACAGATACAGATATTGATGATGATAACATTATTTGTGATGTTGACGAAGAGGAATTAAATTCAATGGAAATTGAGGAGCTTCGTCGTGTTATGAATGGCAAGCAAGTTATTGCAGATTGTGAATCGCTGGAGGAagaatttgaagattttgaatcAGATGAAGAAACACAAGATGAAACGGATCACGACTCTAATAATAGTGCTAATGAAATGGAAACTTATAATTAAATATAAGTGCTATTTTGTTTAGCATTAATAATAGTGTTATTTCGAAGAAACACAGATCATGACTTTAATTGCTATAATTAAATGTATTATGTCGTGTAATGAAACAGATTGTGAATTACTGCCGTTTATTGCTTTATGGTACTGTTCTATTGCTGCATAGTGCTACTGCTATTGTTCTATTGGTTATGTACTGTTTCATAAATTGCTATTGTTCTATTACTGCTAGTGTTCTATTACTGCTATTATTCTATTACTGCTAGTGCTTtattagtgctattgttctatTGGTTATGTACTATTAGTGTTCTATTACTGCTAGTGTTCTATTGGTAATGTTATATTTATGCTAGTGTACTAGAAATTCTGCCGTTTCATATGTACTATTGTTCTATTGGTGGTACTGCTATTAGTATTGGTGTACTGCTATTGAAAATCTGCAATTGTAGTGGTGATCTAATGCTAGTGGTGCCTAACGTAGTGGTGATCTAATTACTGCATGGTGATCTAATTTCTATTGAAATTCTGCATGGTGATCTACTGCTATTGTTCTATGTAGTAGAAATTCTGTAATTGTACATGTGATCTAATTACTGCATGGTGTCTAATGCTAGTGTTTACTGTTATTAGTATTGGTGTAATATAATGCTTGTTTGAGTTAAAATATGAAAGGAAGATACATATGAGGCATGCATACTGGTGTAATGCTATTAGTATTggtgtattttattttgtttacaaaaatttgtCATGCTTGATATTTTCTGTAGAAATTTTATTTGCATAGTTTAATATGTACTACATAGTGTTGTTCAGTGCATACATTTATTGTTCACTGTTGTTGTCTTTGCTGAATTTTGTAGAAATTTTATTTACTGAATTTTGTTTGTTATTTACTGTAAATAAACAATATCTGTAGAAATTTATCACGTTTGTTGTTGTTTATTGAATTTTACTGTTGTTGTTGTTTACTGCGGTTGTTcactaaattttattttgtttttccagAAATTTGTCACGTTTGCTATTTTCTGTAGAAATTTTATTTGCATAGTGTAATCTATACTACATAGCGTTTACTACTGTTCACTCAAAAAATTTGTTGTTCATTGTTGTTCACTGTAGAAATTTGCGGTTTACTGTAGAAATTTGTTTACTGAATTTTATTTGTTGTTACTGCAATTATCTTTTGCTGAACTTTTTCTGGTATTCTTTTTTGTTGAAATTTTTATTTATGTGATGTAGGATGTCAAATAGAGGGGCGAAAGATATTGCTTCCaacaaaggaagatcaagagggAGAGGACGACACAGATATCAATCTCACAGAATACAAGATGAGTATGTTatgtatattaattttttattaatggtATACAAATTTGAATAAAGCATTGAGttacataatatttattttaatgatgATGTTTATAGGCAACTTGATACAATGCCTGAACTTGACAACATACCAAATGAAGTACAGGTGCGCAAAATTTTATCTTGATAATGTATTtattaaattacatatattatatatttgtttGTCCTAGGAGGAGGTGAAAAGACAAATCTCATAAAATGATGTGATCAATGATGCTCGATATGAAGAAGGTAGTTCATCAGTAGTTCGACGAAGAGGACCTAATCAAGGGTCTCAGATTCCATCAAATATTGATGAACAAACTAAAATAAACGTGGCTATGAATAAGTAAGTCATAtgacttttaaatttaataagttttctatctattttgtaataaattatttttattgttataatattattaattttgttGTATTTAGATTTGTTGAAATTGATGTTCCTCGTGAAATTACAAATGATATCAAAGGAATGATTAAAGGAATGTGGCCAACGTGGAAAAAGGTGCCTAATTATATTAAGGATTTGCTTTGGGAAAATTTTAAGGTaagtaatatattttaaattctaaaaaaaataatcttatCTTGTATGAATTAATTCACCGTTGATATTATTTATAACCATTAATTGTCTATTGAATTTAATGCAGTTGAGATATAAATGGGATAATTTTACAGACAGAGAAATGAAAAAGGTATGGAATGAAAATGCAAGTGAGAGGTACAGAGCAACAATTCATTTGGCTAAGAAAGCAGCATTATCATCAGCATATGAAGATTTAGGAAGGGAGCCAAATATTTTAGATATGATAGGTAGGGGACTTGAATGGATGGAGGCTAATATATGGAATGAACTAGTTAAAAATCATTGGAATAAAGAAGATCACAAGATCAAATGTGATATTGCACgtaaaaataaaatgataatgaAGGATGGGTCTATTACCAAACATACCGGGGGTTCAATTTCTTTTGGAGCACACCGCGAGAGGATGGTAAATctcttttttatatgtttatttcattaatttatacatctcatttattaaatttaatatttagatttaaattaaatgtATCTCATATGATCTGGTATATATTGACATATGCTATATATGATTGTAGAAAAAAGAGTTGGGACGAGAAGTGGATGAATTTGAAGTTTTTGAACGAATGCATAAAAGGAAGCAAGGTACCGGAGAGTTTGTGGATAACAAATCGGCCCGAGTTAGTGTAAGTTAacatagttaattatttattaatatcaTATTGACATctcatttgtttgtttttgtatttattAAACTAATAAAAGTTATTGTAATATGGACAGGAACAATATAGAGAGCGACAAAATGTTGATGGTCATTCTACTAATCCTTCATTCAATCTTCAATCATGGTGTGATGTGGTGGGTGACCAATATAAGGAAAGGGTGTATGGATTTGGACGCAATCAACACTTTAGAAGATCATACAATGAAAGTTCCAATGAAATGTGCTCCAATGAGAAAAACAAAGAACTATCACAAGAAATTGAAGACATGCGTACTACTAGCAAGAGAATGGAGAATGAAATTATTGAAAGAAAAAACAAATTGGAACTCGTTATCACAGAAAATCGGCAAAGGGAAGAAAAACTTATCGAGGAAGGTAGACAAAGGGAAGAAAAACTTATCGAGGAAGGTAGACAAAGGGAAGAAAAACTCAAGGAGATGGTTCGTAAGATGATTCAAGAGGTTGGATATACAAATCATTTGTATCCAGGAGGATCTGGTCCCCGTGAGCGTCGTGATAAACGAAATAAAAATTAGATTTAGATAGATAATATGAATATTTGGATGATGTGATATTTTTGGATTAAAAATTAATTGCTtcgaatatttttaatttatttgaaatgtgtgAGTATTTTTGCTAAAATAATATGTagatgagaaaaataaaaatataataaaaaattattgataaatttaaatatcaattttgtaaacaaatttataaacaaattaaaattatttttgacatgTTATTTGAAACAGATTAATAACCGAATTAAAATAAAATGAGAGACAAAATTTATATACGAATTTATAAACATGATTGTAAACAGATTTATAAacagattaaaattatatttaacatATAATTTGTGACAGACTAAtgacagatttaaaacaaaagtATAAACGAATTTTATATACGAATTTATAAACAAGATTGTAAATGGATTATAAACAAATTAAgattatatttattatataatttgagaCAGACTAATAACGGatttaaaacaaaaatagagACAGAATtcgtattcaaaattaatttcatttggttaaattttaaacaaatatatAAACGAATTTTCAATCtgtttatgaaattagagacggaTATATTCCGTCTCAAAATTAGCTATGGGGCTTTCAATAACGGAATTTTGAGACGAAATATTCCGTTTTAAATATTGTTTAGAGACAGAAAAATGGCTTTCAGAAACAAATTTTTTTGTCTCTGAAGccatgttttcttgtagtgatccactatccaacatccattggtccaaatcattatattcctacacataatgtatttgatttggatccaattaaaatggattataagatagattgattgaatTCAACTCCTTATTTTCCATATCACCAAGTTTAGGTTGTCAATCATGTTGTACCTATGGGTgcttgagttagactaaggtttaacaattagttaattaaatattcatttcaataattagcttctaGACTGTGACGAagaactaggccttcttggatatttgagcaacaaccacttctagacaaagtcttttaaagaaattaaatatttaattttctttctgagattccttggtctaactaaacaAGTATTGATCAAGCATAAGTCCTTATTTATCCTAATCTAAGTATGTATAAGGAAAATGGTAAAGCAAACATCAAACAAGTTCATTTAATAATGAAGATGATCTTTCTATTGACTTCccatggatcatagcctcgataaagtttatcaaggtagtggatttaatccttggggatccaatattgatctagtccaatttgattaaccaagtttgacttaggaacccatgcttggactacttttTATTTGTTAGATTAACAAGAGACGGATAGGATTTACATTTATGTTTGGCCTTATATCCAAGTTCAGATCGGTTGTATACAACCCTTTGTTtctcaagaattaggtcaaggttcttagaacccaaagtgaaccgttctaACGAGTccttaagttccttgacttgacttttcaagttagaattttcttccttaagttgttggacttgagttgaagttctaacTTGAACCAATTTGGTCAAAgagcttgggttagtcacttccttgagggctttgacctcctcttggagtgacttgatcCAAAGGTTGGACTTAGCTAACTTTCCCAGTAAGTAGGAAATTAAATTATGCtatctaattaaaaaaatacttacatTGGATTGGGAACCTTTTAAACCAGATAGGGATTCATGGCTTCGCTCAGACTCAACTTTCTATTCTGTCTCGGACTCGAATTCAACCACTTTCTCTCAGGCCGGAAGTACAAGGAAGCTTGTCTGTTTGAGATCTTCATCGGAGTCTTCCGATGGCGATTCATCCCACATTGCTTTTAGCGCCTTCTTCTTTCGTTGCTTCTTCATTTCCTTCTAGTTTGGATAGTTCACCACGATATGTCCCTTCTTGTGACAATTCtagcaggtgacttcaaacttcATTTTCGAGTTTGGGCTTGGTTGCGTCGTCTTTGACTGGATCACTTTCTTGATCTCATGTTTTGTGATGGTCTTCTTTTTCttatacaatttttgtacaaggtTAATGAGCTCAACGGTGATCtcgtcatcatcttctgagtTTGATTCATCTTTAGGCTCAGGTTTGATTCGACGCTTGATTTTTAGTTCTCGTGTTCTGCTTGTTCCTACGACCAGAGCAATATCTTTCTCAACCCgcagtgcattagtctgttcgtgaagttcaaattttaaaaatagctcatctaatttaattaatgagagatccttagatactttgtaagcatctaccatagatgttcacaaagtattccttggaaaggcattaAGTGAGTACCTGATAATGTCACAATTTTCCATTTTGTCTGATTGCATGGAGGCCATTGAGTAGATCTTGAATTCGAGTGTGTAGTTGACTTGCCGATTCATCATCTTGCATTTTAATGttgtataatttattaagaattaaatctTTCTTACTCACCTTAGTGTCAGAGGTCCCCTCGTGTAGCTTCATTAACTTTTAccataactccttggcgttgttgttgGGGCCGACCCGGTTTAACTCTTCTTTAGTTAATTCACATTAGAGGGTCTGGGTTTCTTTGGCGTTGAACTCAATTTTCTACATCAGACTTGGGTCCCAGTTTTCACACGATACTAGTTTTCCAGTGTCGTCGAGTGGATGTGCAAAGCAGTTTGGATGATGATCCATATTTTGACTTGTGTTTTGAGGTGATACTCCATTCAGCTCTTCTAGTAGCTAAAATCCTCACCAGAGAATAGTAGTGGGCGTGCAGTGCTATAGCCTTATTGGTGGGCCATTGATAGAACAAATCTCACACATAAAAAAATAGCAGCGAATGTTCTAAGACTTagcttggtcttggattagtagtgcatgaTAAAGAAAAGCtaaaaactcgagtggtgtttgcaccaacttcgagaaataaTAAACTCGATCGAAAAATTATCAGAAGGGGTTATAGTACCGATTCTGATGGACTCCGAAAATCTCAAGATGTAAAAAGAGAAAAAAGGCATAAGAATATATTTActagcaaaaaataaaaaaaaattgctagaatggtggtttcactaattcagagcaaccctgctctaataccaattgtaggatcgagatatgctagagagggggtgaatagtacttgtggatatttctcatttttcacaAAACATAgaatgcacagcggaaataaagaaatagacaatcgcaaacacaccaagatttacttgttTTGGAGCCTATGACTACTCCTACTTCAAAGCtcacactcattgagtgtttatttttggtaatttacTATCAATCCGTAGAATTACAAAGACAAGTATAAGTACAAATGGAATAATAAATTAAGTGCTTTAAATGAAACATATATCGATGATTTAGAGAGTTGGAGAAGCGATCTTTCGGTCGTCAGAATAGCATTACAGCTTCCTGGACTTGtcttctgttgggtttttcgggctgcgaaaatcgctttttcgcgtcgcgaaaatccaaaaaccccgccaccggatccgtgcgaagaataaaacttttaaaaaactacgagtatgagtttactaacctatagatctacattagaactatatgttaaagagttttaccCTCGTAGCATGCCCTTCGTGAGTCCcgtttgtccaaggagatgccggatctcaagttgtcaaggtagacaactctctatgcgtatccacacgaacaaatcgatggagggagaaccttagagtgtgctagcactccaagaaggtctcggcaagatgaggagagggagagcaagaagagagagcttgggagaagatgatgtgaatgagccttgaatgaaaaatgaatttctcattcacaacaaaagtggctggccacctctagaagtgtaaccccctttttgcattaagtggccattaaagagggaatttgtaacgtccatgaggtggcacacacatgtgccaactatgatgatgtggcacatcatcattggccacttaatgctaaATCACAAataatgtggcataaagtcaagtcaaacttgactattcctcttcctctcaagtcaagtcaaacttgacttaatctctctcatggttgatctaatccaaccatttaattcaagccaatttaatataatgaatctaattcatttaattaaattgattcaatgagtcataatctaaattagactcattgaacacatgaatcaacttgagtccaactcaattagcccaattaggattacttttaatccaaattgattcatcacatgaatctaatcctcttgattcatcatatgaacctaatctccatctaattgtccttagtgtgtgaccctataggttcttgtaacg from Zingiber officinale cultivar Zhangliang chromosome 4A, Zo_v1.1, whole genome shotgun sequence includes the following:
- the LOC121973389 gene encoding uncharacterized protein LOC121973389, with the protein product MEHGRYKATSNYGVCVLGSTVNEYEVDYYGVLEEILELKYYGLKDAIVLFKCHWYDTSDKGMKVHRLGLVEINHKSKLNTNDPFILAAQAQQVYYITSPTIKHERNDWVTACKVKARGKFDIPFLEEQDENVSPIVEVAYQEEEISHPHLVLTDTDIDDDNIICDVDEEELNSMEIEELRRVMNGKQVIADCESLEEEFEDFESDEETQDETDHDSNNSANEMETYN